The Megachile rotundata isolate GNS110a chromosome 4, iyMegRotu1, whole genome shotgun sequence region CGAGACTGTTGTCCTCCTACCACCATACTGGAAATCACTTTCGAAGACCCGTTAACCTACTGGGGGCTTCAGTGTTCACGTTGTCTTCGTACCACCATGTTAGCATCGCAAGTGTGTCTGTAGTGCACCTTGGTTTGGAGATAATCATCCTCGAATGCTAACAATTCACCGTGACCGAAGGTACAGCTAACACACAAAACAACTTTCAGAAAGTTACAGAGTTAACTTAATCTATTTGTGTTATTCGACTGATACTTAGAGAGAGCCGATGCTAAGAGGTTTGCGAGAGAACTGACCAGTTCCTCCAGGGTCGAGGGACATCTTCAAGGATGAAGGGATGGTTCGACGCTTTTCGCATCGATGGAGGTCCAACGTTGTACAGCTACAGCAATCGCACTCCCGTCACCGGTGATGTTCCCCtggtgatcgtgtttgtgataTTCGGCACCATTTTCACGGCGTTCCTAGTCATATTTCCTGGCATACGAAAGGAGGTCAGCATTTCTTTAAGCGTAATCATGACAAAAGAATAATTGCGTTTCTTGCATCCTGTAGAGATTCAGCACGTTCCTCACGGTGACCTTGAGCCTCTTTGTCGGAGCGTCGATTCAAGGTTCGTACGGTCCACTTTAGCACAATTAACTGACTTCTGAGGAGCAGAGAATGAGGTGACACGTTTATGATTGCAGTCGCACAGTATGGATCCTCTTGGCATACCAGCTCCGCCACCATCGTCAGCACGTATAGCGCGTTCTCTAGACACAAAGCGGTCGCTGAAATTGGGGGATACATTGGACTGATGCATATAAATATTACTTACAAACGTGAGTCACTCGAGGAATGTTCTTTAGTGATAGTACTGTTTGTCCGAAATTAGTACTTCAAGGTTAACATGAAGGAACACATTGTTTAATGTACATGGAGatctataatgtaatatatggtgTCTATAACGTAGGACTACAGTCTCTAGCTATATTATACAGTTAATAGTTTTAATAATCACTGCATTTCTACCTGAATTAATCAAAACCCATTTACAAATCTAGTGCTACCCAGCAGCGAAAATCCAATGGACGACGTAGAGTACAACGAGCGATTCTGGTGGAGAAGTACAGGAGAAATGACCAGCGCCTTCAAACAAGCCCTTAACCAAGGTGCACCATTTCCTATCGTTTCCCTAGCTGAGTACTTCAGTCTCCATCAAGAAGGTTTCTCCTGGGGAAGCAAGTACCGACAGGCTGGATATTACGCATCGCTCATACTCTGGTATGTCACAGAATCGCTTTAATATTGAGTCATTACTTGTTCATTTAATAGCTTGACTTTGTATCTTTCTATTAGTCGATTAATCTCTTCTGTAGGACATCCTTTGCCTCCTGGATTATGATGAACCTGCTACTGGTAGTTGTGCCACGGTACGGAGCGTATGGAATGATCTTCACCGGTATTTGTATGCTGATAACGAACCTGACTTATTGGGTTCTTCTACCTTGTGAGCCACTGATAGCTCATGTGGATGGATCGATTCTTGCTTTTGACTTGGGATGGAATTATTGGCTGGTTCTGTTAGCTGGTTTGTATACTTTTGTTCGTAGTTAATTAGGATTTTTGTCTGGAGTGAATCAGGAGATCTCTTCTAGGTATCGGATGCTTATTCGCTGGAGCGGTGATCACGGCCATCGACATGATTTTTCCTCATCAGTTCTCCACTATACTGGAGGTCGATTACGATACACCATACGACAGGCACGTTATCATAGAGGAGAGTTTCGACACGAGGAACATCAGGCGGAGGTTACCTAAAATTGAGGATTCGTTTGGTGATCGCATAATAAGGTTTCGTCTTAATTCATTCACGCTGTTTGTTGAATGAATTGAGGATGGGATATCGAGTGTCATTAAACGACGAATCTTTTGATCGTTTCAGTCAACTGTCGTCGAAGTTACAGAGCAGACACGACGCTAAAGAAGACACGCAAGGTGTTATTAATCGAGGCTACACGTCGCACGAGTCTTCCGACTTTCAACACGACAGCCACGAGGACTCGTCGAAAAACAACTGGTCTTATCCATTCCCGTCGTCTTCGCGAAGAACTATGAGCGGTTGACTTTTGTTATTTATCAATTGTTAGTAAATTCTTtaacacttaaataatttttactgttattttaaCCCTAGAACTCCTGCGGGAGAGGAAATGTCTGTTTTATAGATTAACTAGAAATGaaggataataaaaaaatatttttattgtccgTAAAATGGAGGAGGATCGTCCTAGGAGTCCTAGGGTTGCTacctcaaaattaatttattaacgctTTGTATCGAAAATTGGAGGCAAAAATGATTCTCTTCGTGGtcataaataagaaatataataatcGTTATAAATAAGGGATGCGCGTACACGCATAAATATGTACACTCGACAGAATTCCATGAGATTCATGATAGAGTCCATCGTTCTTCTTCTCCGTCGATCAGACTAGCCAAAGTTTTCGAAATGATGAATGAAATACGGCAAACGACGACCCTTGTTCACTTCGTCGCAAGATGACATCACGCTCTTCGTTAGTGGGCGTGGTCCGCAGCTAAATACTCCTATTTTACTGACCTGTAAACATCCGTAACCATTTAATCCTGGCTCCGACCGACTCAACAGAAATAATCCAACATTTTGCAAGAACTCACGTAGCTATGTTTCTTCTGAACAAACTTTAAGAAGGAAGTCATGTCGGGTCGACCAAAGTGATTGATGGCTTTCAGCCCAGTGAAAATGCTTTTCTTGGATAGCCTCTGGAAATGATTCTCGCAGATGTACTGTAACAGACACAGTTCCAATTTAGATGgacaattataaataacaatGATGGATAAGTTAAATAAGGACACTCCTGTTACCTAGATGAATGCTACTCATAGATACCTATCAAAGATAAATATACAACTTACCAACATAGTAGTACGTAAGTCGAACTTGTGAAAGAATTGCGtgataaatatatgaatttctaAAACGTCCGTAACATCCTTCCTCTCCACGTCCCTGAGTACGTCGATGAACCACTCGAAATGTTTGTGTGAGGGACAAATCCACAAGAAATAAACCTACAATATAGGAATCTGATAAGACTGCAATTAAATGAACCTAACCATAGGCTTTAGAACAAGTACCTTTTTACAAGCAACCCCTGAATATCTGTTGGTTGAAGTTCCAAAAACGAGGTCGTTGAGCATGGACGCATAAGGAGTGACTCCAATACCACCGCCGACCATAACGGCAACTTCAAACTTGTACCAGTCTTGATTGCCTCCTCCGAATGGTCCTTCTATTCTAATTTTCGGGTGCTCGTCTTCTGGGTTATAGTTGCAAGGATCAAAGTAATTGCGCAGTTTCCAGGTCCATGGTCCTTGCGCTTTGATGTGACACGACAGGAAGTTCTCGTGTGGTGCCGAGGTTAGGGTGAACGAATGGAACTCGTTGGACCTGAAGGCGGTACACGAGATACGCACCCACTGTCCGGATAGATACTTTAAATTGGGAGGTCTGTAGAATTTGATTTTGATGACGTCTGATGGTAACAGCTCTGTTTCGATGATGTCTAACGCCATGTACTTGGTTCGAAGACTCACCACCTAAAAGTGTGTTAATTATTGGCTTGATGCTATTATTAAGACTAAGCTGTTATTGTCTAAGATCACTAATTTATtgacattaatatttaatgtcaAAGTTAGATGTTTACCTTGTCAAGGGAGTAAATGATGGCGGGGCCAACAAAGAATATCCAGAACCTCGGTGAACCCGTTAAACGAGCTAATCCGTGAATCAGACACAGCGCATACAACACGACGTACAAACTGTGAGTCGACCAGAAAAATTTGTATGCCTTTTGACGGATAGTAGGGTGAGCGAAGACGAAGATTATCGTCATCACGACGAACAGAAGGATTCCAGTTAAACCTATAAAGAATTAGTCTGATTTCAAACAACTTGAACGAAACCACAAATTATGCAAGATGATTTACACTATCTTAATGACTCGTCATTTAAAAGCTAATCAATCTATAAAAAGTCTAATGCATTCTACAATCACCTGTCACGGTCCTAAAAAGCCAAAATGAGATCGTCAAACGAGCATCGCTGGGAAAGCTGATCTCGCTAGTCAAACATCGAAGATGAGCAAGTGGTTGCGTTGAAATGTGATAAAAATTGACCATGTGACCCACTGTATGTAAAACGGAAAAGAACAGCGCGGTGCACGCGGCAATTTTATGGAACTGTATGTGAGAGTCCAAAGGAATATACTGTTGAATGGAGAATTCTTTGAGTTTGGTTAACAGGTTACGAGACATCGTTAAGAGGAGTAGACTGTAGCAAAAAGACAGGGCAGCTGCAGATCCTCTGGTTATGGCAATTCCAACTCCCATTATGTGTCTCAGATCCGTGTGTTCGGCCATAAATGAATAATCTACAATTAGAATAACTCTTAATTACTTGACTCTTGGAATTGAATAAAAAAGAACTGTACGTACAGATAAATCTCTCAACGAAGAGAGCAATAGTGGTGACGTAAAACACGAACAGGTAAAATATATTCTGTCGATTTTCCTCGAGGAATGTGGACACAGCGTCCCACTGCTTGCGTGCCCAACTCTTCGAGTCCTCAGGAGGAAGTGTATCGATATGGAAACCCGTCATGCGAGCCACATTCGTCGATGTGTCGAGGAAATTTTGCTTCGCACCTTTGCAATCGAGACCGATCGCCACGAAATCGCCTTTGTATTCTTTCATCATCAACTTGAAGTCGTTGTAGGTCAAGTAGTCTTTCCTTTCTAGGCCAGCATCCTGAAAGACATCATGCTCAACGTCTGCATTATATcgtgattattattgtaattacttGGAACATTCCGTCGATCAACTCCGTGACGTGATCGTCGGACAGACTGGTCGTTCGCGCGATTTCCACTAAAGATCTAAGCATCTCTGATAATTCTTCTTTGTCAATCACTCCGTTGCTGTCCTTGTCACACATGTCGAATATTATTCTGAGTTTATCCTCGGTCTTCCCTCGAGAGAACAGCAGAACGGTGTCTAAGAATTCCTAAAtacaaatgtaatatttattactggATCCCTTAGGGATGTTCAAAGTGTGGGTATAGCAAGTtgaagaataataaattaaagcaGACTTTTGTCATTTTAAAATAGTAGAACCCACACCTGAAACGAAATACGTCCATCACGATCTTTGTCGACgatgttgaacatttttttcacGAAAACCGCATCTGCCCGCATGCCGAGGGCACTGGCGAACTCGCTTTTAGAAAGCGAGGTTCTCATCACGGTGACCACTTCACCGCTGTCGCTATCTTCTGATCGTCGTCGCCTTTCACCAGGTCGTAGACCGAACGTCAAAGCATAAGCTTCCCTAAAAAACTGTCGTAACGAAGAAAAAGTAGCGTTACATAGGTGGACAGACAGGAAGACCATTTAACATCCTTAAAAGGCAAGTTAATGGAAATCAGCTCGACATAAAGGAGCAAAGGGAAAAGACCTGCTCGAGTTTCTTCTGGCGTCGCTCCTTCGTTTCCGCCTTTGCTAGCATAATGTCTCGCCCCACTTGGGACATTGTGAAATGCTTCTTATGGGATGCCAGAAATGCTTCCAATTTCGCAATAAACTTTCTACGTGAAGCCAGGGAATCCAGTTCAAGGACAAGGTCGTAGTCTCGAGGTATTCGTAACAGTACCAACGCCTTTCGATGCCCATTCTCGTTCTCCTAAAAGACACAGTTATTAATTCTATTGCCGTAGACTCTTGGTCATGGAGGTCAGAACTCTGCGCATTGAGCTCTGAGGTTAACCGTGCAAATCTTTATAATTAAAAGCAACACTATTATTTTGCTAATCTATAATTGATGTAGTTGTACAAATATGAGGGTCAAATAGAATTCTATTGTACGTATTTAATGATATGCTAAACGGATATCGTTCTGCTTGTTAATCTTGAAAGCCAAAGATAATAACTCGTCCTTACAATTACCGTATTGCATCTGTTCGTATTGCACAAGAGACGTAACGCAAACTAGTCGAAGCTAATTAAAGGATCGCAAccaaaaataatgaacaaaggATCAGAAACGTTCGTAGACGACGATCATTTCGAACGGCATAATTTCATCGTATGAAGCAAGTCTATTTTTCGCCGTTCAcgaaagcgtggaattacaggtTTCGACGTTGAACGGGTCCGCTGGATTTGGTTAATTCGAAAAGAACCAGTCGCAGGAATTTTCACGTGTTCGTTTTCCCTTTGTGAGCACGGGGTTGTGCAACGATCGGGTTCCGTTCGTGATTTCTTCGTCAGATTCCCTGGCGAAATTTCACAAAACGTACAAGCATGAAGGATCGTTGCGGCAATCACCTGAGACTCCTCCATGGCAACGGTGTTCACATCGTTGAAATCGAACGTGCGTAGTTTCTCCCCTTTACGATCGACGATGTGCAGAGCGGCTTCCGGGCCGAATTTCACCTTGACCAACCGACGATGGTTCGCGTGCAGCCATTCTCGTACGACCATCTTATCCACGCAGATCTTGCCATCGCTGCGCTTTTGTATCGCCTCTTGAAGGATCTTCAGGCGTCTTCTTCGTCGGTTTTGTAGCTTGACTAATCCGTAGCCGGCCCCGGCACACAGGATGGGCACGAAACCCAGAAAGATGCAGGCGTATATGTACACCAGCTCGCTTCCCTGTAAAAATACGACGTTACTTTTACCATtccaaatgatattattaattaataatcaccTCGAAATAGTCGTAACGTTGCAGTGGAATGCATGATTCTAACATGGTAGAATTCAACTGGTACGGTTGAGGGCACGGATCTCCCTCTTCCCAGGTGAACACATTTCTCTGGATAGCATCCGGCGGTATTCCAGTCGCGTTGACTATTACGTCCCACAAGGTAACGCGACGAATCTCCTCGATTTCGCTTTTCGTGAAAATTCTGTGGAACATTAATAGAGTTACCTCTGGATCTTTATCACTCAGCAGTTAAAATGAGCTTCCTTACCCAGTCTCCGTGTTCTCGAACCAGAACCTATCCGAGTCTCTCAAACGAAGGAACTGTTCCTTAATCACCGCCGAGAACAGTTCACCTGGACCAGCACTAGACTCTAACATACCCCCAACGTACACGTCCACgttattcaaattattcgaGTGTATCTCTACTAATGTCCGCAAGAGTGACGGGTTCTTGTTGAACAATTCTGGGTTGATTTCGTTCCACGTTTTTCTGCGAGGTAACTTGAAGTGTGCTCTGGCAGTGTTGTAGTCTGGAAGACCATTGTCTCTTCCTCGCATGATGTTGAGGGCGCCTAGATCTCTGCGGGAGAATTCCATGGGCCCGTAGAGGTTGTTCCTGATGTCGGTGCCGAGGAGGTTGTCTTCTTTCTCGCATAACTGGGAACTCATACCCATGATTAACTCCTCGATCGTGCTGTTGGTTAGCACTTCCTGTGAAAGGTTGTTGGAAGGTTataattattgaacatattgaaGCTAGCTTTAAGTAGGTAAGTACTAACGTGCCCTCAATATTCAGATTGGCTTtcataatatgaaaagtataaaaGATAGATTATCTCATATTGAAAATAGAAATCTTTTAAGTATTCAAATGTTCAAAGACTTAATTGTCAAATATTAAACTACTGAAAAGCTTCTCAACTTTCTCAACTAGttctcaactttcaaatttctacatttccaaatactcaacttGTCAAACTGTCAATTTGATTGATACACAAATGCAATTACCTATATTTAGTCTAAGACATTGGCATTATTAGCTACGGTCTACAAGCCAAGGTACACTAATGGCTCTATAATCCTCGCCAATTTCAAACATTATAATAAACTTACAAACTAAACAATACATATCTTgatgaacttgtaaatttagttACAAAACATTCACTTTCGCTCACATTCGAGTCCCACCAGGTGGAACAAAGTCGTATCGCTGCTTGATCGGTATTGGTTCTCCTGTATTCACAATTTTCATCGCGACGATATATACCAGGCGGTATCAGAGTGTGTCCGTATCGGAAAGCGGCGCTTTGGAATATGTGACTGATTCCTGGGTGTAGGTCCGACTTGTAGCCAGTGTAAGGAGGAATATCTTCGTTCAGAAGTACAGGAATGTACTCGTACAAAATAATGTTCTGCAaggaaagaaaataagaaagtttAAAGATTGGTGTTATGAACTTTGTATCAATTTTCCTAAATAGCACAAAATTAGTGTGTGTTCAGTTACGTTGACAGTATACAATTACAGGGGAATAATATAGCATTACGTGCTACGACAACAATGAGATGATagcttatacatatattgtgtGAAGGAGAGATACATTTATGTTGGAGTAATAGGAGGAGAGTAGGAAGAGACTGAGAAGATAAATGCTGGAGAAATTTGACAGTATAGAAAGTCTTAAGGATacacaatttgaaaatctgaaaatttaaaagtttacataatattatatcaatttttttaccTGAAGAGTGCCTATAACCAATCGTCGAGCTTTCTGAAAGATGTCTTCGTCAGACATGTTTGGATTTTCCTGTTGTATATGAGCTGCAAGAACGTTGTGCCATCGGTAAAACAATATTCCCAATGCGAGCAACGGTGGGTGTTGATTTGTTCGTGGATCTCCAAGAActgaaaaaattaatgaattagtaTTTATAGAAAATCGAATAGTAATTTTTTACTGAACATCGAATATGAACTTACGATAAAGACGTTCAGGGCTGAGCATTCTCATCACGTGCGGCACAGCATGATTAAAAAGTGGAGCACGCATGGTGTTTCTCACAGGAAATTTCCTCGTGGGTTCCATGAGGAGGCTGCCATTCTTGAAGGATCTCATAGTGTTCGCCCATGCTTCGCTGCTCGAATAAATGAAGCTACCGTCGATCCAGCTCGTCACTTTGTTTATCTGCAACCTCACGTATTCAGAGCTACTTTTCACGACTTATTTCCCAGATTTAAAGAAAATCGTCTAATTAACCGTTCGAAATTAGGAGAGAGATCGCGTAACGCGACACAACAGTTCTGTTTACAATTGGGATTCAGATAGGAGTCCTTAGTCGGACAGAAATTTCTCATGGGAGCATTCGATGCACCTTATTTAGCAACGCAATTATGATATACGTTGAAAGAAAAAACGTAAGACGCCTTATAGGCGGCTTAATGACTCCTACTTTCCCCGTCATTAACAATAACGCTTACGCCTGTTCCATGTACGAGAAGATTGCGCAGAttcctctttttcttttcttttttattaatcgCGTCGAATAATAAACGTGGATACTTTCAATCTTGAATACTCGACAGATATCTTTGTTGAGGACAGATTAATCTAacaatacattatttaaaaagatTACAGAATGGTTTTGAATGGCGTCTACGACGTAATACAATTTTcagaaaaatcaattttaataacgtTTCGAAACATTAATGACTCAGCGTCACGGTTTGCTATGCTTTTCAGGATCTCTCTATATATCGGATTTCAATGTCTGCAACCTCAATGACGAACGATTAAAACCGGACACGAAAATTCAATGACGAATCTCAATGCTAGTCATTGAACGTCATCGACCACACCCCGAGGTGAAGGGGTAACTTCAGGGTCTTATATTTGATACTTTTGTACTAGTTACAACATGTAAACAATTATTTCTTCAACATTAATCTTTCAACTCATATCATTTATACACTTCTTTACTGTGTTATGCTCTCTATAGTACAAACAATGCAAGACGCACCACGTGCGTCTTAAATTACACCGAACAAATTGTACAGGACAGTGTATAATCGATTCTAGTGAATGATATAAGTCATATACGATGCATCAATGCATAGATAATGTAAGAGGCATAAGAAGCATTGTGACAGAGTACAggacgcatcaggtgcgtcattaCAGAGTACAACGTTAGAGAGTACATAACGCATAAGATGTGTTATTACAAAGTATAGGACGCATAAGGTATGTCATTACAGAGTTTAGAACGCGTAAGATGCGTTGTTAGAGTCCGCAGGATGCGCAAGGTGCGCCGTTACAGAGTATAGGACGCATGTGTGTCGTAACATACTATAagacgcataaggtgcgtcagACGGATTGCAATTCACATAAGATGTTTAACTACAAAGTATTGGACGCAT contains the following coding sequences:
- the Duox gene encoding dual oxidase isoform X5, producing the protein MWISAIRFSTRSAKVTSTFPSVGRITIGKLDGALTVLGNRLQINKVTSWIDGSFIYSSSEAWANTMRSFKNGSLLMEPTRKFPVRNTMRAPLFNHAVPHVMRMLSPERLYLLGDPRTNQHPPLLALGILFYRWHNVLAAHIQQENPNMSDEDIFQKARRLVIGTLQNIILYEYIPVLLNEDIPPYTGYKSDLHPGISHIFQSAAFRYGHTLIPPGIYRRDENCEYRRTNTDQAAIRLCSTWWDSNEVLTNSTIEELIMGMSSQLCEKEDNLLGTDIRNNLYGPMEFSRRDLGALNIMRGRDNGLPDYNTARAHFKLPRRKTWNEINPELFNKNPSLLRTLVEIHSNNLNNVDVYVGGMLESSAGPGELFSAVIKEQFLRLRDSDRFWFENTETGIFTKSEIEEIRRVTLWDVIVNATGIPPDAIQRNVFTWEEGDPCPQPYQLNSTMLESCIPLQRYDYFEGSELVYIYACIFLGFVPILCAGAGYGLVKLQNRRRRRLKILQEAIQKRSDGKICVDKMVVREWLHANHRRLVKVKFGPEAALHIVDRKGEKLRTFDFNDVNTVAMEESQENENGHRKALVLLRIPRDYDLVLELDSLASRRKFIAKLEAFLASHKKHFTMSQVGRDIMLAKAETKERRQKKLEQFFREAYALTFGLRPGERRRRSEDSDSGEVVTVMRTSLSKSEFASALGMRADAVFVKKMFNIVDKDRDGRISFQEFLDTVLLFSRGKTEDKLRIIFDMCDKDSNGVIDKEELSEMLRSLVEIARTTSLSDDHVTELIDGMFQDAGLERKDYLTYNDFKLMMKEYKGDFVAIGLDCKGAKQNFLDTSTNVARMTGFHIDTLPPEDSKSWARKQWDAVSTFLEENRQNIFYLFVFYVTTIALFVERFIYYSFMAEHTDLRHIMGVGIAITRGSAAALSFCYSLLLLTMSRNLLTKLKEFSIQQYIPLDSHIQFHKIAACTALFFSVLHTVGHMVNFYHISTQPLAHLRCLTSEISFPSDARLTISFWLFRTVTGLTGILLFVVMTIIFVFAHPTIRQKAYKFFWSTHSLYVVLYALCLIHGLARLTGSPRFWIFFVGPAIIYSLDKVVSLRTKYMALDIIETELLPSDVIKIKFYRPPNLKYLSGQWVRISCTAFRSNEFHSFTLTSAPHENFLSCHIKAQGPWTWKLRNYFDPCNYNPEDEHPKIRIEGPFGGGNQDWYKFEVAVMVGGGIGVTPYASMLNDLVFGTSTNRYSGVACKKVYFLWICPSHKHFEWFIDVLRDVERKDVTDVLEIHIFITQFFHKFDLRTTMLYICENHFQRLSKKSIFTGLKAINHFGRPDMTSFLKFVQKKHSYVSKIGVFSCGPRPLTKSVMSSCDEVNKGRRLPYFIHHFENFG
- the Duox gene encoding dual oxidase isoform X2, with amino-acid sequence MIRRRPPRGYSPLLYSLIWLIWIVLPAGTGVLHSHADKQRYDGWYNNLAHPDWGSIGNRLIRKMPAAYSDGVYMLAGQDRPSPRKLSQLFMQGDDGIPSVKNRTALFAFFGQLVTSEIIMASESGCPIEYHRIDVDKCDPVFDKECQGNKYIPFRRADYDRQTGRSPNSPREQINKVTSWIDGSFIYSSSEAWANTMRSFKNGSLLMEPTRKFPVRNTMRAPLFNHAVPHVMRMLSPERLYLLGDPRTNQHPPLLALGILFYRWHNVLAAHIQQENPNMSDEDIFQKARRLVIGTLQNIILYEYIPVLLNEDIPPYTGYKSDLHPGISHIFQSAAFRYGHTLIPPGIYRRDENCEYRRTNTDQAAIRLCSTWWDSNEVLTNSTIEELIMGMSSQLCEKEDNLLGTDIRNNLYGPMEFSRRDLGALNIMRGRDNGLPDYNTARAHFKLPRRKTWNEINPELFNKNPSLLRTLVEIHSNNLNNVDVYVGGMLESSAGPGELFSAVIKEQFLRLRDSDRFWFENTETGIFTKSEIEEIRRVTLWDVIVNATGIPPDAIQRNVFTWEEGDPCPQPYQLNSTMLESCIPLQRYDYFEGSELVYIYACIFLGFVPILCAGAGYGLVKLQNRRRRRLKILQEAIQKRSDGKICVDKMVVREWLHANHRRLVKVKFGPEAALHIVDRKGEKLRTFDFNDVNTVAMEESQENENGHRKALVLLRIPRDYDLVLELDSLASRRKFIAKLEAFLASHKKHFTMSQVGRDIMLAKAETKERRQKKLEQFFREAYALTFGLRPGERRRRSEDSDSGEVVTVMRTSLSKSEFASALGMRADAVFVKKMFNIVDKDRDGRISFQEFLDTVLLFSRGKTEDKLRIIFDMCDKDSNGVIDKEELSEMLRSLVEIARTTSLSDDHVTELIDGMFQDAGLERKDYLTYNDFKLMMKEYKGDFVAIGLDCKGAKQNFLDTSTNVARMTGFHIDTLPPEDSKSWARKQWDAVSTFLEENRQNIFYLFVFYVTTIALFVERFIYYSFMAEHTDLRHIMGVGIAITRGSAAALSFCYSLLLLTMSRNLLTKLKEFSIQQYIPLDSHIQFHKIAACTALFFSVLHTVGHMVNFYHISTQPLAHLRCLTSEISFPSDARLTISFWLFRTVTGLTGILLFVVMTIIFVFAHPTIRQKAYKFFWSTHSLYVVLYALCLIHGLARLTGSPRFWIFFVGPAIIYSLDKVVSLRTKYMALDIIETELLPSDVIKIKFYRPPNLKYLSGQWVRISCTAFRSNEFHSFTLTSAPHENFLSCHIKAQGPWTWKLRNYFDPCNYNPEDEHPKIRIEGPFGGGNQDWYKFEVAVMVGGGIGVTPYASMLNDLVFGTSTNRYSGVACKKVYFLWICPSHKHFEWFIDVLRDVERKDVTDVLEIHIFITQFFHKFDLRTTMLYICENHFQRLSKKSIFTGLKAINHFGRPDMTSFLKFVQKKHSYVSKIGVFSCGPRPLTKSVMSSCDEVNKGRRLPYFIHHFENFG
- the Duox gene encoding dual oxidase isoform X1 gives rise to the protein MIRRRPPRGYSPLLYSLIWLIWIVLPAGTGVLHSHADKQRYDGWYNNLAHPDWGSIDSRLIRKMPAAYSDGVYMLAGQDRPSPRKLSQLFMQGDDGIPSVKNRTALFAFFGQLVTSEIIMASESGCPIEYHRIDVDKCDPVFDKECQGNKYIPFRRADYDRQTGRSPNSPREQINKVTSWIDGSFIYSSSEAWANTMRSFKNGSLLMEPTRKFPVRNTMRAPLFNHAVPHVMRMLSPERLYLLGDPRTNQHPPLLALGILFYRWHNVLAAHIQQENPNMSDEDIFQKARRLVIGTLQNIILYEYIPVLLNEDIPPYTGYKSDLHPGISHIFQSAAFRYGHTLIPPGIYRRDENCEYRRTNTDQAAIRLCSTWWDSNEVLTNSTIEELIMGMSSQLCEKEDNLLGTDIRNNLYGPMEFSRRDLGALNIMRGRDNGLPDYNTARAHFKLPRRKTWNEINPELFNKNPSLLRTLVEIHSNNLNNVDVYVGGMLESSAGPGELFSAVIKEQFLRLRDSDRFWFENTETGIFTKSEIEEIRRVTLWDVIVNATGIPPDAIQRNVFTWEEGDPCPQPYQLNSTMLESCIPLQRYDYFEGSELVYIYACIFLGFVPILCAGAGYGLVKLQNRRRRRLKILQEAIQKRSDGKICVDKMVVREWLHANHRRLVKVKFGPEAALHIVDRKGEKLRTFDFNDVNTVAMEESQENENGHRKALVLLRIPRDYDLVLELDSLASRRKFIAKLEAFLASHKKHFTMSQVGRDIMLAKAETKERRQKKLEQFFREAYALTFGLRPGERRRRSEDSDSGEVVTVMRTSLSKSEFASALGMRADAVFVKKMFNIVDKDRDGRISFQEFLDTVLLFSRGKTEDKLRIIFDMCDKDSNGVIDKEELSEMLRSLVEIARTTSLSDDHVTELIDGMFQDAGLERKDYLTYNDFKLMMKEYKGDFVAIGLDCKGAKQNFLDTSTNVARMTGFHIDTLPPEDSKSWARKQWDAVSTFLEENRQNIFYLFVFYVTTIALFVERFIYYSFMAEHTDLRHIMGVGIAITRGSAAALSFCYSLLLLTMSRNLLTKLKEFSIQQYIPLDSHIQFHKIAACTALFFSVLHTVGHMVNFYHISTQPLAHLRCLTSEISFPSDARLTISFWLFRTVTGLTGILLFVVMTIIFVFAHPTIRQKAYKFFWSTHSLYVVLYALCLIHGLARLTGSPRFWIFFVGPAIIYSLDKVVSLRTKYMALDIIETELLPSDVIKIKFYRPPNLKYLSGQWVRISCTAFRSNEFHSFTLTSAPHENFLSCHIKAQGPWTWKLRNYFDPCNYNPEDEHPKIRIEGPFGGGNQDWYKFEVAVMVGGGIGVTPYASMLNDLVFGTSTNRYSGVACKKVYFLWICPSHKHFEWFIDVLRDVERKDVTDVLEIHIFITQFFHKFDLRTTMLYICENHFQRLSKKSIFTGLKAINHFGRPDMTSFLKFVQKKHSYVSKIGVFSCGPRPLTKSVMSSCDEVNKGRRLPYFIHHFENFG